One Rhinoraja longicauda isolate Sanriku21f chromosome 44, sRhiLon1.1, whole genome shotgun sequence DNA segment encodes these proteins:
- the LOC144612325 gene encoding uncharacterized protein LOC144612325, whose amino-acid sequence MKSKQLSVDLRDRVVSRHRSGEGYKTVSARFQVPRSPVAAVILKWKKLGTTRTLHRVGRPAKLSNWGRMALVMQVTKNPMVTLKELQSSSVKMGETSRRTTISAAFHQPGLCGRVVRGLPLLCKRHLTARLEFVIRHLKDSQTMRNKLLWSDETKIELFGLNAKQHLSSPDKYHTYSEVWWWQHQDVGMFFSGRNWKTGQDRGKDERSKVQRDPL is encoded by the coding sequence atgaagtcgaagcaattgtccgtagacctccgagacagggttgtgtcgagacacagatctggggaagggtataaaacagttTCTGCACGATTCCAGGTCCCGAGGAGCCCTGTGGccgccgtcattcttaaatggaagaaattggggaccaccaggactcttcatagagttggccgcccagccaaactgagcaattgggggagaatggCCTTGGTCATgcaagtgaccaagaacccgatggtaacTCTgaaagagctccagagttcctctgtgaagatgggagaaacttccagaaggacaactatatctgcagcattccaccaacCAGGCCTTTGTGGAAGAGTGGTCAGAGGGTTGCCACTCCTCTGTAAAAGGCacttgacagcccgcttggagtttgtcataaggcacctaaaggactctcagaccatgagaaacaagcttctctggtctgatgaaaccaagattgaactctttggcctgaatgccaagcagcacctctcctcacctgacaaataccatacctacagtgaagtatggtggtggcagcatcaggatgtggggatgtttttcagcggcaggaactggaagaccggtcaggatcgagggaaagatgaacggagcaaagtacagagagatcctttatGA